The proteins below come from a single Bactrocera tryoni isolate S06 unplaced genomic scaffold, CSIRO_BtryS06_freeze2 scaffold_25, whole genome shotgun sequence genomic window:
- the LOC120780970 gene encoding uncharacterized protein LOC120780970, with protein MSSINNYGYEPNSSQIIYQNLHSTDQQSLKNLIAELTMEVRALKTEVKELKEENKINLLKLTEEVIAVKLENRGKPSESQSPEFDQLPFYHKKDLDDFEAQLLQKPELLKKFIFAMKFFKWTKKPLDQRYKNISFMQTKK; from the exons ATGAGCTCTATAAATAATTATGGATATGAACCTAACAGCAGCCAAATAATAT ATCAAAATCTACACAGCACAGACCAACAgtctcttaaaaatttaatagcgGAGTTGACGATGGAAGTGCGGGCTTTAAAGACAGAAGTGAAGGAGCTAAaggaagaaaacaaaataaatttgttgaagCTGACAGAGGAAGTTATTGCGGTCAAATTGGAAAACAGGGGAAAACCCTCTGAAAGTCAAAGCCCAGAATTCGACCAACTACCATTTTACCATAAGAAGGATCTTGACGATTTCGAAGCACAGCTTTTACAAAAACCAGAGTTGTTGaagaaattt ATATTTGCCATGAAATTTTTCAAGTGGACGAAAAAGCCGTTAGATCAACGCTACAAAAACATTTCGTTTATGCaaacgaaaaagtaa